One Actinosynnema pretiosum DNA segment encodes these proteins:
- a CDS encoding YybH family protein: MVDREKALTPEDLTRLFVERSNAGDAAGVAELYEPDAVMAYPPGEVTAGRAAIEALWASVLAHRPRFTPEPPLPTLLSGDLALTSTPPSDGAGARAQVARRQPDGTWLRVLDQPEFRRP, from the coding sequence GTGGTTGACCGAGAGAAAGCACTGACCCCCGAGGACCTGACCAGGCTGTTCGTCGAGCGCTCCAACGCGGGCGACGCGGCGGGCGTGGCCGAGCTGTACGAGCCGGACGCGGTCATGGCCTACCCGCCCGGCGAGGTGACGGCGGGCCGGGCCGCGATCGAGGCCCTGTGGGCGTCGGTACTGGCCCACCGCCCGCGCTTCACCCCCGAACCCCCGCTGCCGACCCTGCTCAGCGGCGACCTGGCGCTGACCTCCACACCCCCGTCGGACGGCGCGGGCGCGCGGGCGCAGGTGGCCCGCAGGCAGCCGGACGGGACCTGGCTGCGCGTGCTGGATCAGCCGGAGTTCCGGCGCCCCTGA